One Fusarium poae strain DAOMC 252244 chromosome 4, whole genome shotgun sequence DNA window includes the following coding sequences:
- a CDS encoding hypothetical protein (BUSCO:40874at5125) has product MAGKGIGCLAEAMGALRVSAKPATIPRAFTRSMATQVSSNDVSTETTKDASNTQSILQSWKPKETVPVTIHNFPSLEPTALERWSVDHLYLPLRRDILHLAVVYEGDNTRQGTASTKTRYDVHGSHRKMRPQKGTGRARMGTKQSPILRGGGKTFGPHPRDFGTHLNRKVYDKAWRTALSYRYRQGDLIVCEDGMDLVLPTDYEMVAGKYLKDGLKEGYLKRYMTGVLGNLGLGRATGRTLFVTGDRREALFDAMEQIPWEGRALGMEDVDVKDLLETGKVVLERSVLKELIEQHQSDLVSKVVMQGLVKGGPETGTRVLGV; this is encoded by the exons atggCTGGCAAGGGAATTGGCTGCTTGGCCGAGGCCATGGGCGCTCTACGGGTGTCTGCCAAA CCGGCGACAATCCCTAGAGCCTTTACACGATCAATGGCTACACAAGTCTCTTCAAACGATGTCTCGACAGAAACAACCAAAGATGCCAGCAACACACAGAGCATCCTACAGTCATGGAAGCCCA AGGAAACCGTCCCCGTCACAATTCACAACTTTCCCTCGTTGGAACCCACCGCACTCGAGCGATGGTCCGTTGACCACCTTTACCTCCCCCTCCGCCGCGATATCCTCCACCTCGCTGTTGTCTACGAAGGCGACAACACCCGTCAAGGTACAGCCTCAACCAAGACTCGATACGACGTCCACGGCTCCCACCGAAAGATGCGACCTCAAAAAGGAACCGGCCGTGCGCGTATGGGAACCAAGCAAAGTCCTATACTGCGCGGTGGTGGAAAAACATTCGGTCCTCACCCTCGCGACTTTGGCACCCATCTCAACCGCAAAGTCTACGACAAGGCCTGGCGTACCGCTCTTAGCTACCGCTACCGACAGGGTGATTTGATCGTTTGCGAAGATGGTATGGATCTTGTGCTGCCGACAGACTACGAGATGGTTGCTGGAAAGTACCTCAAGGATGGATTGAAGGAGGGATATCTTAAGCGATACATGACAGGAGTGCTGGGCAACCTTGGTTTGGGCCGTGCCACTGGTCGAACTCTGTTTGTAACTGGAGACCGACGTGAGGCTCTTTTCGACGCTATGGAGCAGATTCCTTGGGAAGGCCGAGCACTGGGCATGGAGGATGTTGATGTCAAGGATCTATTGGAGACGGGCAAGGTTGTTCTTGAGCGAAGCGTGCTCAAGGAGCTAATCGAGCAACACCAAAGTGACTTGGTGAGCAAAGTCGTCATGCAAGGTCTCGTCAAGGGTGGACCTGAGACAGGGACGAGAGTGCTCGGGGTTTAA
- a CDS encoding hypothetical protein (BUSCO:24049at5125), whose amino-acid sequence MLARSCARCTTKLRTASFRPRISSARVQTRQYAMPAGGGGASASNSNGAGALAPFVTELDRLAPSFDIRGEQIRIIQTPAQFYETLKDRIRKAKKRIFLSTLYIGKSEKELIETLQESLRNNPDVKLSILTDALRGTREAPNPSSASLLAPLVEEFGADRVEIRMYHTPNLTGLRKKYIPTRINEGWGLQHMKLYGVDDEIIMSGANLSTDYFTNRQDRYHLFSSKEVTDHFWNIHSGVTSFSFLVQPSKEQAGFTLSWPENNSAPSPLEKPESFIKSTTSTLQTLLHPKSKPESDISDTRVYMLGQMSQVMKPDTSTELPIITHILKTLALPAYRESSWTFTAGYFNPAPSLTKLLLGTASSSNTVITASPEANGFYKSKGVSGLLPDAYTLLARRFVHRVHHEGRDNDITLKEWRYGVVGQPGGWTYHAKGLWVTMPGDKNPAMSIIGSSNYTKRSYSHDLEAGALIVTRDEGLKTRLGEEQLWLQEHATKATRDDFAKTERRVGLKVRVAMWIVSLVGGAL is encoded by the exons ATGCTTGCTAGGAGCTGTGCACGTTGCACTACGAAGCTTCGCACCGCAAGTTTCAGACCCAGAATTTCGAGTGCAAGGGTTCAGACAAGACAATATGCCATGCCtgctggaggaggaggtgcTTCAGCGTCCAACTCGAATGGTGCTGGAGCTCTGGCGCCTTTTGTCACGGAATTAGATCGTCTTGCGCCGAGTTTCGATATTCGAGGGGAGCAGATACGAATTATTCAAACACCGGCTCAATTCTACGAGACGTTAAAG GATCGGATACGAAAAGCCAAGAAACGAATCTTTTTGTCGACGTTGTATATTGGAAAGTCGGAAAAAGAACTTATCGAAACGCTGCAGGAGTCGTTGAGGAATAATCCGGATGTCAAGTTGAGCATTCTTACGGATGCTTTGCGAGGAACTCGTGAAGCACCTAACCCATCCAGCGCATCATTGCTAGCCCCTCTCGTGGAAGAGTTTGGAGCGGATCGTGTCGAGATTCGAATGTATCATACGCCAAACTTGACTGGGTTGAGGAAAAAGTATATCCCTACGAGGATTAATGAAGGATGGGGACTTCAGCATATGAAGCTTtatggtgttgatgatgagatcaTCATGTCGGG TGCAAACCTGTCTACCGACTACTTCACCAACCGTCAAGATCGCTATCACCTCTTTTCCTCAAAAGAAGTCACAGATCACTTTTGGAACATCCACTCAGGAGTAACATCTTTCAGTTTTCTCGTTCAGCCTTCAAAAGAACAAGCAGGTTTCACTCTTTCCTGGCCAGAGAACAACTCGGCGCCTTCACCGCTAGAAAAGCCTGAATCTTTCATCAAGAGTACCACATCAACTCTTCAAACTCTTCTGCACCCCAAATCCAAACCTGAGAGTGACATCTCAGACACAAGAGTGTACATGCTTGGTCAGATGTCCCAGGTCATGAAGCCTGACACCTCGACTGAGCTCCCCATCATTACACATATACTCAAGACTCTTGCTTTACCTGCATACCGGGAGTCTTCTTGGACCTTTACAGCTGGTTATTTTAACCCTGCGCCTTCACTCACAAAACTCCTCCTTGGTACCGCCTCATCGTCCAACACTGTCATCACAGCTTCCCCTGAAGCAAACGGGTTTTACAAATCGAAGGGCGTATCTGGTCTTCTACCAGACGCTTACACCCTTCTTGCCCGTCGCTTCGTTCACCGTGTACACCACGAAGGACGCGACAACGACATCACCTTAAAGGAGTGGCGTTATGGCGTTGTTGGTCAACCAGGTGGATGGACATACCACGCCAAGGGTCTATGGGTTACGATGCCGGGAGATAAAAACCCAGCTATGAGCATTATCGGAAGCTCCAATTACACCAAGCGCAGCTACTCTCACGATCTTGAAGCTGGAGCTTTAATCGTCACTCGCGATGAAGGACTCAAAACAAGATTAGGAGAAGAGCAGCTCTGGTTGCAGGAGCATGCTACAAAGGCAACTCGGGATGACTTTGCCAAGACCGAAAGAAGAGTCGGTCTCAAAGTCAGAGTCGCCATGTGGATTGTTTCGCTAGTGGGCGGAGCGTTGTAA
- a CDS encoding hypothetical protein (BUSCO:53714at5125) — MSTIGRTLTNLRKVGIKDFFRQMLYIGDTKAGILIGTDRAGNKFFENNEELPLRTRWVEYAKHDYDAAHIEPGWHAWMSYSVDKPPTQDPLLNAGTRAFEPSQALPNFTQTRGAFKTYNTAKPKLAAWEPVAAPRE, encoded by the exons ATGTCGACAATCGGAAGAACGCTGACCAACCTACGAAAGGTTGGAATCAAG GACTTCTTTAGGCAGATGCTG TACATCG GTGATACCAAGGCTGGTATTCTCATCGGTACCGATCGCGCCGGTAACAAGTTCTTTGAGAACAATGAGGAACTTCCCCTCCGAACACGCTGGGTCGAGTACGCCAAGCACGATTACGATGCTGCTCATATCGAGCCCGGATGGCACGCCTGGATGAGCTACTCCGTCGACAAGCCCCCTACCCAGGACCCCTTGTTAAACGCTGGTACACGAGCTTTTGAGCCTTCGCAGGCCCTTCCCAACTTCACCCAAACCAGGGGCGCTTTCAAGACCTACAACAC CGCCAAGCCCAAGTTGGCGGCATGGGAGCCCGTTGCTGCGCCTCGGGAATAA
- a CDS encoding hypothetical protein (TransMembrane:13 (n9-14c18/19o520-540i552-574o580-600i620-640o646-663i670-690o696-715i727-747o759-778i798-817o823-842i854-872o878-900i)~BUSCO:4070at5125), which translates to MASHMLRPLASSAVPASATELCASSFFFQKQLKSYKVHDGLLSRRKQWHSTLKASSQRALVAEISKPLALIRQIPAPAPRNYSTVVLPKTTPYENLVVGVPTEIFPNERRVALTPANVAILKKKGFKQVLVERGAGINADFLDAAYEKAGATLVDGPREVWSNSDIVLKVRGPGLEEVGSMKEGQTIISFLQPSQNKELVEKIAARKATSFAMDMIPRISRAQVFDALSSMANIAGYKAVLEASNVFGRFLTGQVTAAGKIPPCKVLVIGAGVAGLSAIATARRMGAIVRGFDTRPAAREQVQSLGAEFIEVELQEDGSGAGGYAKEMSKEFIEAEMKLFKDQAKEVDIIITTALIPGKPAPKLLKNDILDVMKPGSVIVDLAAEAGGNCEATKKGELTIYNDVKVIGYTDLPSRLPTQSSTLYSNNITKFLLSMTPEPKAFGIDLSDEVVRGAIVTQEGDILPPVPRAAPPPPPVKTETTNATPEVVALTPWQKKTREVAGVTAGMGSILALGKWTSPLLMSNAFTFALASLIGYRAVWGVAPALHSPLMSVTNAISGMVGIGGLFILGGGFLPETIPQAFGALSVLLAFVNVGGGFVITKRMLDMFKRPTDPPEYPWLYAVPAVLCGGGFLAAASTGAAGLVQAGYLVSSVLCIGSISSLASQATARMGNAIGILGVGTGVLASLLAAGFTPEVLTQFGGLAALGTIAGMLIGKRITPTDLPQTVAALHSVVGLAAVLTSIGSVMADVMDPSTLHLVTAYLGVFIGGITFTGSLVAFMKLAGRMSSKPKMLPGRHIINSGLLATNAATMGAFITMAPGNPLIAAGALAGSAALSFIKGYTTTSAIGGADMPVVITVLNAYSGFALVAEGFMLENTLLTTVGALIGVSGSILSYIMCVAMNRSLTNVLFGGLGTPTQVQEYKPQGEVTTTSVDDLADALLNSEKVILIVGYGMAVAKAQYAISSIVSTLRAKGITVRFAIHPVAGRMPGQCNVLLAEASVPYDIVLEMDEINDDFPDTDLAVVIGANDTVNPIAMEKGSSIEGMPVLHAWKAKQVVIMKRGMASGYADVPNPMFYMPNAKMLFGDARVSCEAIKSAIEAKS; encoded by the exons ATGGCGTCTCATATGCTTCGTCCGTTGGCCTCGTCCGCGGTTCCAGCTTCAGCTACTGAGCTGTGCGcctcgagcttcttcttccagaAGCAATTGAAGAGCTACAAAGTTCATG ATGGTCTTCTTTCACGTCGCAAACAATGGCACAGTACCCTCAAGGCTTCGTCCCAGCGTGCACTTGTCGCAGAAATCTCAAAGCCTCTCGCTCTGATCCGTCAGATCCCTGCGCCTGCGCCTCGCAACTATTCTACAGTGGTACTTCCAAAAACAACTCCCTACGAGAACCTTGTTGTCGGTGTTCCTACCGAGATCTTTCCCAACGAACGCCGTGTTGCCCTTACACCTGCCAATGTAGCCattctcaagaagaagggctTCAAACAGGTCCTTGTCGAACGTGGTGCTGGTATCAATGCTGATTTTCTCGATGCTGCTTATGAAAAAGCTGGCGCAACTCTTGTCGACGGTCCTAGGGAAGTCTGGTCCAACTCGGACATTGTTCTCAAAGTTCGTGGTCCCGGTCTCGAAGAAGTTGGTTCCATGAAAGAAGGCCAAACTATTATTTCTTTCCTCCAACCCTCTCAGAACAAAGAACTTGTCGAAAAGATTGCCGCCAGAAAGGCTACAAGTTTCGCAATGGACATGATTCCCCGTATTTCTCGCGCTCAGGTCTTTGATGCCCTCAGTAGTATGGCCAACATTGCTGGTTACAAAGCTGTTCTCGAAGCTTCAAACGTCTTTGGTAGATTCTTGACTGGTCAGGTTACTGCTGCCGGCAAGATCCCCCCTTGTAAGGTTTTGGTTATTGGTGCTGGCGTTGCTGGTTTGAGTGCTATTGCTACTGCTCGTCGTATGGGAGCCATTGTCCGTGGTTTTGATACTCGACCCGCTGCTCGCGAACAGGTTCAGTCTCTTGGAGCCGAATTCATTGAAGTGGAACTGCAAGAAGATGGATCTGGCGCTGGTGGCTATGCTAAAGAAATGAGCAAGGAATTTATCGAAGCTGAAATGAAGCTGTTCAAAGACCAAGCCAAGGAAGTCGACATTATCATCACTACAGCATTGATCCCCGGAAAGCCTGCACCGAAACTTCTCAAGAACGATATTCTTGACGTTATGAAACCTGGAAGTGTCATTGTTGATTTGGCTGCCGAAGCCGGAGGTAACTGCGAAGCTACTAAAAAGGGAGAACTGACCATTTACAACGATGTCAAAGTCATTG GGTACACTGATCTGCCGTCTCGCTTACCGACTCAGTCATCGACTCTTTATTCCAACAACATAACCAAGTTCCTGCTTTCCATGACCCCTGAACCAAAGGCCTTCGGCATCGATCTTTCGGATGAAGTTGTGCGAGGCGCCATCGTGACACAAGAGGGAGATATCCTTCCTCCTGTTCCTCGTGCGGCtcctccaccacctcctGTAAAGACCGAGACGACAAATGCCACCCCTGAAGTTGTAGCACTCACACCATGGCAAAAGAAAACTCGTGAAGTTGCCGGTGTCACTGCAGGTATGGGCAGCATTTTGGCTCTTGGAAAATGGACCAGCCCTCTCCTCATGTCGAACGCTTTTACCTTTGCTTTGGCCAGTCTTATTGGATATCGTGCCGTTTGGGGTGTTGCTCCTGCCCTTCACTCTCCTCTGATGAGTGTCACCAACGCTATTTCTGGAATGGTGGGTATTGGTGGTTTGTTCATTCTTGGGGGTGGATTCCTCCCTGAGACGATCCCTCAAGCTTTCGGTGCCCTGAGTGTTTTGCTGGCATTTGTCAATGTTGGTGGTGGTTTCGTCATCACCAAACGTATGCTGGACATGTTTAAGC GACCTACCGACCCCCCTGAGTACCCTTGGCTCTACGCTGTTCCTGCTGTACTATGTGGTGGTGGCTTTTTGGCTGCTGCCTCAACTGGCGCTGCTGGTCTTGTTCAAGCCGGTTACCTCGTCAGCTCCGTTCTCTGTATTGGCTCCATCTCTAGCCTTGCTTCCCAGGCCACTGCTCGTATGGGTAACGCCATTGGTATTCTTGGTGTTGGTACAGGTGTTTTGGCCAGTCTGCTTGCTGCTGGCTTCACACCCGAGGTTCTCACTCAGTTTGGTGGTCTTGCCGCTCTCGGTACTATTGCTGGTATGTTGATCGGCAAGCGAATCACTCCTACCGATCTGCCTCAGACTGTTGCAGCTCTTCACTCCGTTGTTGGTCTTGCAGCTGTCTTGACCAGTATCGGTAGTGTTATGGCAGATGTGATGGACCCTTCGACTCTTCACCTAGTAACAGCCTACCTTGGCGTATTTATCGGCGGTATCACATTTACCGGATCACTTGTTGCGTTTATGAAACTTGCTGGTAGAATGTCGTCCAAGCCAAAGATGCTGCCTGGACGACACATCATCAACTCGGGTTTACTTGCTACCAACGCAGCTACCATGGGTGCTTTCATCACCATGGCACCAGGAAACCCCTTGATCGCAGCCGGAGCCCTTGCCGGAAGCGCTGCGTTGAGTTTCATCAAGGGATACACAACAACATCTGCTATTGGAGGTGCGGACATGCCCGTTGTCATCACTGTTTTGAACGCATACAGTGGTTTTgctcttgtcgctgaagGGTTCATGCTCGAAAACACCCTTTTGACCACCGTCGGAGCGTTGATTGGTGTATCTGGTTCCATTCTCTCGTATATTATGTGCGTTGCGATGAATCGGTCACTGACGAATGTGTTGTTTGGAGGGTTGGGTACGCCGACCCAAGTCCAAGAGTATAAACCTCAAGGAGAAGTCACCACAACATCTGTAGATGATCTCGCAGATGCACTTCTCAACTCCGAAAAGGTCATTCTCATTGTCGGTTATGGTATGGCTGTTGCCAAGGCTCAGTACGCCATCTCGAGCATCGTCTCGACTCTGCGAGCCAAGGGCATCACTGTCCGTTTTGCCATCCATCCTGTTGCAGGTCGCATGCCTGGACAGTGCAACGTGCTTCTCGCCGAGGCTAGCGTACCGTACGATATCGTTCTGGAAATGGACGAGATCAACGACGACTTCCCCGACACTGATCTTGCTGTTGTCATTGGTGCTAACGATACTGTCAACCCCATTGCAATGGAAAAGGGTAGCTCAATTGAGGGTATGCCTGTCCTTCACGCCTGGAAGGCTAAGCAGGTGGTGATTATGAAGAGAGGCATGGCCAGTGGCTATG CTGATGTTCCCAACCCAATGTTTTACATGCCCAACGCAAAGATGCTATTCGGAGATGCTAGAGTATCATGTGAAG CTATCAAATCTGCAATTGAAGCAAAGTCGTAG
- a CDS encoding hypothetical protein (TransMembrane:9 (i12-33o53-75i82-100o120-141i174-195o201-222i243-265o277-297i304-327o)) gives MPRKAPIHHFSYRSLIIPPILLAAATIVALFLHSDVNAALLWSQCHSHARIPGVSRIPAIGTPLCYLISFFRAALDSLRSTAVMALVLSFLGGLLTVSTVEAARICNAPNVLIAYPTGPWLVFDLVGGAVVWELVIIPAFLHRARSVLNARQREDGHGDVDQIFTSRHLPDSELVAIPISVAVGYFLPSILMLFKTTPATVGVWLFFPIYVTVIRQIIRNVIAVIRRVSPTNIHLASNRRSFLFVYLLPIVCSILAHVFFIWSLTRPDDRKEMTRSTIVFIEVDTQFIFWTVLYWMLVEVGWRVPLTTIVTSLVLGPGAGTCVGWMYREKLIHHDNEEADENAQSADEETPLLQ, from the coding sequence ATGCCGCGGAAGGCTCCTATTCATCACTTCTCATACCGCTCCCTCATCATACCACCAATCCTCCTCGCTGCTGCTACCATCGTCGCTCTCTTTCTTCACTCCGACGTCAACGCCGCGCTTCTATGGTCGCAATGTCATTCTCACGCGCGCATTCCAGGTGTTAGTCGGATCCCCGCCATCGGAACGCCTTTATGCTATCTCATTAGCTTCTTCCGCGCCGCGCTGGATTCTCTGCGAAGTACCGCTGTCATGGCTCTTGTCCTGTCATTTCTCGGCGGCCTTTTGACAGTGAGCACTGTTGAGGCCGCACGTATATGCAACGCGCCGAATGTACTCATTGCGTATCCTACGGGACCGTGGCTGGTGTTTGATCTTGTGGGTGGTGCTGTTGTGTGGGAGCTTGTTATCATTCCTGCCTTTTTGCACCGCGCGAGAAGTGTTTTGAATGCTAggcaaagagaagatgggcaTGGCGATGTTGATCAGATTTTTACAAGCCGACATCTCCCTGATAGCGAACTTGTGGCTATTCCTATCAGTGTAGCTGTTGGCTACTTTCTACCATCCATCTTGATGCTCTTCAAGACGACTCCAGCTACTGTCGGAGTATGGctcttcttcccgatctacgTGACAGTCATCCGCCAGATAATTCGCAACGTTATCGCCGTCATCAGAAGAGTCAGCCCTACAAACATTCACCTCGCATCAAACCGACGATCGTTCTTGTTTGTTTACTTGCTGCCGATTGTCTGCTCGATTTTAGCCCACGTCTTTTTCATCTGGAGTCTAACTCGGCCTGATGATCGCAAGGAAATGACCAGGTCAACCATAGTCTTTATTGAAGTTGACACGCAATTCATCTTCTGGACTGTTCTGTACTGGATGTTGGTCGAGGTTGGATGGAGAGTACCGTTGACAACAATTGTCACTTCTCTCGTACTTGGGCCAGGTGCAGGAACTTGTGTTGGATGGATGTACCGAGAGAAGCTCATTCATCATGATAATGAAGAGGCTGACGAGAATGCTCAGTCAGCTGATGAGGAAACGCCCCTGTTGCAATGA